The genomic DNA TCTAATGCTTCTAGGTTTTTCATGTTTAATTGTATTAAGTATTGTTAAATCCAAATCGGATAAAGATAATTTATTTGTAATCAAACTTTCAGTGATTTCAATCATTTCATCAGGATTATCCCTATAATAATTCCAATTTTCCAAATCAACATACATTTTCATGTTATTTGTTCTTTTAAAAAGTTTTTCTAGCTCATTGATGGAATTATATGTTTCTTCCATCTCTTTGATGAATTCATATCCTGTTTGTTTTTTTACCAATGTAATAATCATTTTAACATCTCCATCAATTCTTCCACATCCAATACTCCAGAAACACTCAAATAATCTTTAATGATTTCAAAAATCTCGTCTTTAGTTTGTTGACGTAACTTGACCTTAAAAATATGATTTTTGGGGTCTGGATGAATATGCACAGAGTCTGTATGATAGTTATCAATCAAAATATTATCGGGCATTATAACAATTGACCACCCATTTGGAGTATTGGCACTATAAATCGTTTTATCACCAACAAAAATTTTGTTTTGAACTTTCCTTGACATGCTATACTATAGCCATCATCATATTTATATATTTGTTGGTTTTAAACCAACACAATTATATAAAAATATATAAATTTTATAATACAACATCAATTCTCCAAATACACGACAATATTTAAAAATCTTAATAAATTTATAAATAAGTTTGAATAAAATAATTTATGTTTAAAAAATATTATCAAGAAGGGATTTTTAAATGACACCAAAAATAATGATTATTCTCGGAAGTGGATCAGATATCGCTATTGCAGAAAAATCAATGGACATTTTAGACAAATTAGAAATACCATACTCTTTAAAAATTGCATCAGCACACAGAACACCTAATCTTGTTCGTGAAATCGTGCAACAGGGTACTGATGCTGGAATAGAAGTATTTATTGGAATTGCAGGTCTTGCCGCACACCTGCCAGGTACAATTGCAGCATATACCCCCAGACCGGTTATCGGTGTGCCTGTAGATGTGAAAACCGATGGTTTGGACGCATTGGATTCAATAATACAAATGCCTTATCCATCCCCTATTGCAACTGTAGGAATAGACAGGGGAGACAATGCCGCAATATTGGCTGCCCAATTTATCGGATTGCATGACGATGAAGTCCACAGGAAAGTTATTGATTTAAGAAAGGAATACGCTAAAAAAGTGATTGACAGCAATGAAAGCATTATAGAGGCAATCGACAGACCATTCCTCAATAACGATTTTATAATGGTCAAAGACCTGGAAATCAATAAAATTGAAGGGGATGAAGAAAATGCAAGATGCAAAAACAAGGATGCTGAAGTGGCAATCATCATTGGAAGACAGACTGATATGCCTGTTGCCAAAAAAGTGGCTGCAATCCTTGACAGGCTTAAAATCACACATGACATGAAGGTTGTCTGTCCAATCAGGTCAAACAAAAAATTCATAGATTACGTCAAATGCATGAAAAATGCAAAAATATTCATTGGAGTAAGTTCCAACTCCTCACAGGTTACCGGTGGAATTGTCGGCCTTACCGCCAGACCTGTTATTGGTGTTCCTTGTACAAATGAAAATGGTGATGACTACAGGCTCACAACTGTCAGCATGCCGCCTGGAGTTCCTGTTGCAACCGTAGGAATAAACAACGGTAAGAACGCAGCAGTATTATCAGGTGAAATCCTCGCTATTGACAATCCCGAAATTGTACAGCTTCTTGATAAATTAAAAGATAAAAAAATTAACTTATAGTGATTAATATGAATCTTACAGATGAAAACATTATAGAAATTACCGATGAGCTTTCAACCGAATATGAAATCTCAAAGGTTTTAAGAGAATATCCTAAGGACACAGTTATCGTTAAAAACGTTAAGGGATATGACATGCCTGTTGTTACCGGTATCTGCAATACACGTGACAAGATTGCAAAATCAATCAACTGTGAAGTGTCCGAGATTACCGAAAAAATCATTGACGCAATGGAAAATCCGGTTAAAGTTGAAAAGTTCACCGACTTTTCAGACTATGATACCTTGGATATTGATTTAGGCAAAATCCCTATTTTAACTCATTATAAACGTGATGGCGGAGCATACATCACTGCAGGCGTAGTGTTTGCACGTGACCCTGTTACCGGCATTCAAAACGCTTCAATTCACCGTATGATGGTACTTGACGATAAAAGGTTAGTAATCAGAATTGTACCAAGAAACCTTTACACTTACTTCCAGAATGCCCAAAAGGCTGGTGAGGATTTGGACATTGCAATAGCAATCGGAATGGATCCGGCGATATTGCTTGCTAGTACAACCTCAATACCAATCGACTATAATGAGATGGAAGTTGCAAACGCCTTTAAAAACGGTGAACTTGAACTTATCAAATGTGGAGACCTGGAGGTTCCACAGTCTGACATTATATTGGAAGGTAAGATTTCAGTGACCGAAACCGTTGCTGAAGGACCATTCGTTGATTTGACCGACACTTACGATATAATTCGTGACCAGCCAATCATCAATTTAAGTAAAATGCACATCAAAAAGGAAAATCCGGCTTACCATGCAATCGTTCCTGCAGGATTTGAACACAAGCTGTTACAAGGACTTCCACAGGAACCTAGGATTTACAAGGCTGTTAAGAATGCGGTCCCTACAGTTGAAAATGTTGTATTGACCGAAGGAGGCTGCTGCTGGTTACATGCAGTTGTATCAATCAACAAGCAGACTGAAGGTGACGGTAAAAACGCAATAATGGCAGCTTTATCAGCACACCCTTCACTCAAGCACTGTGTTGCGGTTGATACTGACGTGAACATATTCGATGCTGAAGATGTCGAGTATGCAATAGCTACACGTGTTAAAGGTGACCGTGACATCATGATTGTTCCTAATGTACGTGGTTCTTCTTTAGATCCTGTAGCTGAAAGTGACGGAACAACCACAAAGATTGGTGTGGATGCTACCAAGTCACTTAAGACATTGGAAAAATTCGAAAGAGTTAGTTTTGGAGAATAAACTAACTTTTTAATTCTTTTTTTAATATTAAATATTTCCTAAATAGACACTTTTTATTCCCTTTTTCTGTGCAATTTCACGTGCCTTGAACAGTATTTCAGGATTGGTAGGTGAAATGTCATTCATCTTATAGTATGGAAATGCCCTTGAAAAATGAAGTGGAACTTCAGGACCGAGTTCATCAACTACAAAATCGCACAACTGAGTTATCTCTTCAACTGAATCATTATGGCCGTTAATGATGAGGTTTGTTATTTCCAGGTGCTTGCCTTCCATGTAAATCCTTCTCAAATTGTCCAGAACAACATCCAACTCTGCACCACAGACCTTTTTGTAGAAATCATTGGACATGCTTTTCAAGTCTATGTTGAATGCATCGACAAATGTCAGGACCTCCTCGATTGACTTGTCCGAAAAGTATCCGTTGCTCACATAGACCACCTTGAGATTTTTCATCCTTGCAAGGATAGAAGTTTTCTTATTGAAAGGCAAGTGTATCGTAGGTTCATTATAGGTCCAAGCAATTGAGTCACAATTATATTTAAGTGCATTTTCCACAATCTCTTCTGGCGTTATTTTAATACCTCGAGAATTTTTATCATATTCATGTGATATCATATAGTTCTGGCAGTGCAAACATGTCATATTACACCCAAAACCTCCGATTGAATAGGTAAATGTTCCCGGTAAAAACTGATTGAACGGCTTTTTTTCAATTGGATCTGGACTCAGTGATGAAACTATTCCATATGATTCATCAAACAATTCTCCATTAATGTTTTTATGCTGTCTGCACACCCCAACATTGCCGTCAGTGATTTTACAGTAGTTGGCACAAATCTCACATCTGATTTTTTGTGTCTTGGAACTTTTCTTATAGAAATCCCTACTCACTAACATAATGCTCATAACCCCTATTTTCAATTCTCTCAACAAAACCGTTTTCACGTGTCAGCTCAATTACATCCGAATCGGTGACCTCTCCGATGACCATACAGTCAATCGGCAACTTCTCCAAATTCTCCTTTGATATTGTAAATAGCAGCTCAAAGTCCTCGCCGACATTTAAAATCAAATCAAGATAATCAAGGTTTAGGCTTTCAGATAGATTTTTATACTCATCAGTGATATTAAGCATTTCCTCATAAATCATAAACCCATAATCTTCCTTTTTTATGGCATACAATTCACTTGCAAGTCCATCTGTGATGTCGGTTGCAGAAGTTGCATACTCCTTTAAAATCATGCCTTCCTTTATACGGGCTTCAGGCTTTAAAGCCTTTCGAGCGTAAATACTGTTAACATCATCCAGTTCAAATCCCAATGCGGCAAGACCTATATCACCGGTTAAACAAATCAAATCACCCATCCCATAGTTATCCATCATCACAGGCTTATCGTTAAGTCCCAGGGCGGTTCCGGTAATTATTATTTCAGATGCCTCATTGGTATCTCCGCCAATTAACGGAATTTGATAATAATCACAGGCACGCAACACTCCCTCAATGATTTCCTTAAATGAATCCACTTCTAAACTTTTTGGCAGTGCGATTGCAAGTAAAAATCCCAAAGGTTCAGCTCCCATTGCTGCCAGGTCACTTACATTTACGGTTACAGCCTTGAATCCCATGTTAAAATAAGACATGTTATCTGGAAAATGCCTTGACTGAATTAGCATGTCGCATGTGGATATCAGATTGGTGGAGTCGAATCTGGTAATTGCCGTATCATCCGGAATAATGTCCTTAGAATTAGATATAATGTATTTTATTAATTCTTTTTCACCAATATCGGAGACTTTAAGAGTCATGAATATTAGTATAAATTTCAAAATAAATAAAGTTAAGTAAAAAAAGTTAAGGAGTTCAGAGATTATCTGAAACTCTGTCCTTAATTATTTCGTATAGACGTGTATCAATACCCAATGGGTCAGTTAATACGATTTCACCATCAAATTCGATTTTTTCATCATCGTGGTCATGATGGTGGTGATGATGATGTCCATGACTGTGTCCGTGGTCATGACCGTGATCATGACCGTGATGGTGGTGATGATGACCACCTGAGATTGATTCAGGGTCGAAATCACTTTCTACACCAAGTATCTGCGGAATGTCCCTTTTGGTGTGAAGACCGTGTGCGACAAATACAGGCACTACGATAATCTTATCCAAATCGTTTTCACTTGTTAATTTGTTGATTGTTTCAGGTATACCTGGTTTTCTTATTTCCATAAAACCATATTCAACCGGCATATCGGGAAATTCTTCCGTATACATTTCTTTATAAGCTTTAATTACTTCTTCCCCATCATCTAATCTAGAACCGTGGCTTAAAAGTAAAATTCCTGTTTTTTTATCAGACATATTTATCACTTTATTAAATTATAAGTTAAATTCACTGAAGTTATCTTGAAAGAAAAATTTTTCAAAAAAATATATGAAAACCTATACGTTTTCATTTATCATACTAATTAAAATATCAATTAAAATATCATCAGCCTTGATTGGCTCCGGATACAATATTTCTCCGTCAAAGTCCACTGGAGTCAAATCATGAGTGTGGTCATGACCGTGTCCATGGCTGTGGGAATGTGAATGGGAGTGTTCATGCTCTTCCAAAAATCCGAGGATATGTGGAATGTCATGAGTTGTGTGCATTCCAGGAGCGATAAAGACAGGCACTACCACCAATCTTTCCAATCCGTTTTCATCTACCAATTTATTGATGGATTCAGGTATGCTTGGACCGCATAATTCCATAAATCCAAAGCTGGATGGTAAATCACAGGTTTTTTCGAATTTGTTATATAATGCGGTTGCAAACTCCTTGTTATAATTTAATCTTGAACCGTGGGTTACAAGTAGAATTCCGGTTTTTGCACTGTCATCCAGTTTGGATTCAGCCAAAGCTTCTTCAATTCTTTTATCAATTATATCTAAGAGTTCATCCCTTGGTCCGATTGAACCTAAAAGTTCGATTTCACCATCGAAGTCAACATCATCTGCGATTGATAAGTAATGTTCTGGCGGATAATTGCCATCAGGACATCTTGGATCGACTTCAAGAGGTTCAAGACCCAATAGTTGTGGAATATCAATGTTGGTATGAATTCCTGGAGCCAAAAAGACAGGTAAAGCAATGATTTTGTCCAAATCATCCACTTGGTCTTTAAGTATTTCCACAGCACCTGCAATTGTTGGCTCGGACACTTTCATGTAACCGATTTCAGCTGCAAGTCCTGTTTTTTTGATAAATTTATCTTTAATCTCAACAAATACCTCTTCTGCGTAAGGTAGGGTACTTCCATGGCTTACGAGAATTACTCCGGTATTATTTGATAACTTTGAATTTATATCCATAGGAGATTACTCCGTCTTCACCATCTTCTCTAACTCTTCTAAATACCATTTCCACATCGTCGCCTATTTCTAGGTCTTCTACATCACAATCAACTAATTGTGAGGTTAATTTTGCACCTTCTTCAAGCTCAATTACTGCTACAGCATAAGGAGCTGACTTTTTAAAGTCATCAGGTGCTGATCTGATTACTGAAAAAGTGTATATTTTACCTTTTCCAGAGAATTGGAATGGTTCAAGGTCTCCTTTTCTTCTACAATTAGGACAAACTACACGAGATGGGAAGAATAACTCTCCACAAGTGTTACATTTAGAACCTATAAGATTATATCTTTGTTGAATATGACGCCATGTTCTTACAGTATCTGACATGTAATGCCTCCATAATTTTCAATAAGTATAATTTATCCTCAATAATATAAAAAAGTATTTTTTTTATTACTGTTTTTGTGCATTTTCGCCAAAATGTAATAACATATTTTCACAAAATCATGCAGTCGCACTTCAACAATTAATTTATAAATTACAGACTAAATTTTTAAAAATGAAAATTAAAAGACTCGATTCAAAAGGTAACATAATTGTTGGCACAACAGCCATATTAATTGTGTCGCTGCTGTTAATAGCCATTTTCGTTGTAACCACCATAAACTACATTCAAAATACAAATCTTGAAAGTGAATCAAATGATAACTTCAAATACATCATTGAAGACTATTCAAGAAATTTGGAAGTTTTGGGAAGGGATTCAATAGCTGAAGCGACACAAAAAGTTTACAACGGCCTGCCGGTGCATGACAGTGAGGACCAAATCAAGAAAAACTTAAACAAGAAATTATCCGATAAAAATGAGGAATACAAAAAGAAGTATGATATTGAATTAAGTTCTGAGGTATTATCTGTCGAGCCAACGGACAGTCCATGGAAAGTATTGTTTAAGGTCAAATTGAATGGAAAAAAGGATAATGAAATGTTTTCTGAAATAATTGAAAGCAACTCATCAATAGAGGGTTTGCGAGACCCGCTTCCTATCGCAAAGCTTACGATAGCATCGGGCATTATGGCATATGACGACAAGATTCACTACAAATCCGCATTATCTGCCTATATGCTTCTTCACAACTTTGATTCCCCAGAATCATATCTGGAGGCAACGGCACCGATGACGATGAAAAAATGTCCATACGACCCCTATGTCCATCATGGAGATCCCGGTGTGTTGAGAGATTGCCTTGATACCGGATACTTTCATGAAAGTGCTGATGGAAGCTGTTATCTTTGCAGACTG from uncultured Methanobrevibacter sp. includes the following:
- a CDS encoding MarR family transcriptional regulator; the protein is MIITLVKKQTGYEFIKEMEETYNSINELEKLFKRTNNMKMYVDLENWNYYRDNPDEMIEITESLITNKLSLSDLDLTILNTIKHEKPRSIRDLANKINKDVSNIQPKVKKLEEEGFVKFKTGNKNSKIPYLTYDEIKLEI
- the purE gene encoding 5-(carboxyamino)imidazole ribonucleotide mutase; translated protein: MTPKIMIILGSGSDIAIAEKSMDILDKLEIPYSLKIASAHRTPNLVREIVQQGTDAGIEVFIGIAGLAAHLPGTIAAYTPRPVIGVPVDVKTDGLDALDSIIQMPYPSPIATVGIDRGDNAAILAAQFIGLHDDEVHRKVIDLRKEYAKKVIDSNESIIEAIDRPFLNNDFIMVKDLEINKIEGDEENARCKNKDAEVAIIIGRQTDMPVAKKVAAILDRLKITHDMKVVCPIRSNKKFIDYVKCMKNAKIFIGVSSNSSQVTGGIVGLTARPVIGVPCTNENGDDYRLTTVSMPPGVPVATVGINNGKNAAVLSGEILAIDNPEIVQLLDKLKDKKINL
- a CDS encoding UbiD family decarboxylase: MNLTDENIIEITDELSTEYEISKVLREYPKDTVIVKNVKGYDMPVVTGICNTRDKIAKSINCEVSEITEKIIDAMENPVKVEKFTDFSDYDTLDIDLGKIPILTHYKRDGGAYITAGVVFARDPVTGIQNASIHRMMVLDDKRLVIRIVPRNLYTYFQNAQKAGEDLDIAIAIGMDPAILLASTTSIPIDYNEMEVANAFKNGELELIKCGDLEVPQSDIILEGKISVTETVAEGPFVDLTDTYDIIRDQPIINLSKMHIKKENPAYHAIVPAGFEHKLLQGLPQEPRIYKAVKNAVPTVENVVLTEGGCCWLHAVVSINKQTEGDGKNAIMAALSAHPSLKHCVAVDTDVNIFDAEDVEYAIATRVKGDRDIMIVPNVRGSSLDPVAESDGTTTKIGVDATKSLKTLEKFERVSFGE
- the amrS gene encoding AmmeMemoRadiSam system radical SAM enzyme — its product is MLVSRDFYKKSSKTQKIRCEICANYCKITDGNVGVCRQHKNINGELFDESYGIVSSLSPDPIEKKPFNQFLPGTFTYSIGGFGCNMTCLHCQNYMISHEYDKNSRGIKITPEEIVENALKYNCDSIAWTYNEPTIHLPFNKKTSILARMKNLKVVYVSNGYFSDKSIEEVLTFVDAFNIDLKSMSNDFYKKVCGAELDVVLDNLRRIYMEGKHLEITNLIINGHNDSVEEITQLCDFVVDELGPEVPLHFSRAFPYYKMNDISPTNPEILFKAREIAQKKGIKSVYLGNI
- the thiL gene encoding thiamine-phosphate kinase gives rise to the protein MTLKVSDIGEKELIKYIISNSKDIIPDDTAITRFDSTNLISTCDMLIQSRHFPDNMSYFNMGFKAVTVNVSDLAAMGAEPLGFLLAIALPKSLEVDSFKEIIEGVLRACDYYQIPLIGGDTNEASEIIITGTALGLNDKPVMMDNYGMGDLICLTGDIGLAALGFELDDVNSIYARKALKPEARIKEGMILKEYATSATDITDGLASELYAIKKEDYGFMIYEEMLNITDEYKNLSESLNLDYLDLILNVGEDFELLFTISKENLEKLPIDCMVIGEVTDSDVIELTRENGFVERIENRGYEHYVSE
- the cfbA gene encoding sirohydrochlorin nickelochelatase; the encoded protein is MSDKKTGILLLSHGSRLDDGEEVIKAYKEMYTEEFPDMPVEYGFMEIRKPGIPETINKLTSENDLDKIIVVPVFVAHGLHTKRDIPQILGVESDFDPESISGGHHHHHHGHDHGHDHGHSHGHHHHHHHDHDDEKIEFDGEIVLTDPLGIDTRLYEIIKDRVSDNL
- the cfbA gene encoding sirohydrochlorin nickelochelatase; amino-acid sequence: MDINSKLSNNTGVILVSHGSTLPYAEEVFVEIKDKFIKKTGLAAEIGYMKVSEPTIAGAVEILKDQVDDLDKIIALPVFLAPGIHTNIDIPQLLGLEPLEVDPRCPDGNYPPEHYLSIADDVDFDGEIELLGSIGPRDELLDIIDKRIEEALAESKLDDSAKTGILLVTHGSRLNYNKEFATALYNKFEKTCDLPSSFGFMELCGPSIPESINKLVDENGLERLVVVPVFIAPGMHTTHDIPHILGFLEEHEHSHSHSHSHGHGHDHTHDLTPVDFDGEILYPEPIKADDILIDILISMINENV
- a CDS encoding Zn-ribbon domain-containing OB-fold protein — translated: MSDTVRTWRHIQQRYNLIGSKCNTCGELFFPSRVVCPNCRRKGDLEPFQFSGKGKIYTFSVIRSAPDDFKKSAPYAVAVIELEEGAKLTSQLVDCDVEDLEIGDDVEMVFRRVREDGEDGVISYGYKFKVIK